From a single Sparus aurata chromosome 13, fSpaAur1.1, whole genome shotgun sequence genomic region:
- the ncor1 gene encoding nuclear receptor corepressor 1 isoform X6: MSLQQITRPSQEDKSDEKNEEDKSEKSEKKEDEEKKDEEEKDEKEDSRDIGKDKDKCDGGEDEDGKEQNTPRGRKTANSQGRRKGRITTRSMANEAASVAAEETPPPAAETALPDPQQLPKSDPAQKAIKESAKPQTPVASMDANKAGAGETGETSRWTEEEMEVAKKGLVEHGRNWTAIAKMVGTKSEAQCKNFYFNYKRRHNLDNLLQQHKQDTRRARADRSQGEGLATASPDDDDEDNPDDSEGGDNSSDTESAPSPSQADSSKAGDSKRADSTAGDAQCSDQDKGQSSNGKAQEPTYGDLCVKEEKSPESETGAQEARVASYPGSVHPKTEPQDVDMKTGEVQVKMEPEMKERGEKGDHGGREVHSDNDSSATCSADEDVEAEPERRIFSMEKPSLLNPPGSVLVSSPKQSQLNIQQLQQRAAAIPPMVPGPFGPGGVPISGFTMLQHQIKAVHDSAHQEEKQRQDQGDLERRPPFNTRSPTILDRDGKPLPYMPYDMKLALDQEALSGRPGSPYRLSPRELSRASPQHDPNAPNVSRYSVPPVLHPAPNQLVQSMPDGVRVTFSRPSRPPNIPSPPPLIPTTKPTDKPSFIQGGSISQVRHQEGWMDKVRWRTQWSSPAQQTGTPGTYLPSHAIYGPEGTKSTVGSISLGLPRQQDPNKPGAAVPSMQDGRGNSAKVAEGLPFRGSITQGTPALPQSSIAADLLKGTITKLATEDLSSPDKARGEQLAKGHVIYEGKSGHILSYDAIKNPRENTRSPRTGHELKRTYDMMEGPMGRGHPGREGAPFEGLISRALPRDGLHGESKERPLMTGSIMQGTPRTAAETYEEAMKYGKQIKRESPPIRSFEGGIGKGKPYEGVNTIKEMGRSIHEIPRQDQSGQDLCKTPELSDRRVIEGSISQIHSLNQPTIKHNVKSLITSPSKLPHSMPQLEAMERVKYDEGKAVRHTSVVNSTTSVLRSTHQEANKSQLSPGMYEDANARRTPVNYSTNPVSRGSPMLGRTPEGAMSSSKSAAHERKSAMTPTQRDIVPAKSPVSGGDPVASHSPFDPHHRPVVPGEVYRPHLPPHLDPTLAFHRVLDPAFMFPRQPSPTGYHNTYQLYTMENTRQTILNDYITSQQMHVIPRPDMARGLSPREQPVTIPYAAGARGIIDLAQMPPTILLPHPGGTGTPTLERMAYLPGAQPPFPPRAFNPTSISPGHQANLAAAAAASAERERERERDREQQEKEREKEREREQREREREREREREREREMRERERERTNEYIRGGGPEQPGRPMSRGYLHSPSPSLRTQDVVVQQRPSIFQGKSVITSLMPHSAAATAAAQSSSRYSTAADALAALVDAAASAPAMDVAKVKDSKHDRDDDMSARRAASLSEQQQQEVDRRAMQSPYGGMSLPGGKPHSAYSEAPGVGVKEKGPQTSKSRIEEELRTRGKTTITAANFIDVIITRQIASDKDSRERGSQSSDSSSSLSSSRYDNTGGGAIEVISPASSPVQSQPDKPDEGQQQATTGMRAYDMSRYRQSGEPPQSSPQQPPTSQADSYSQGPKTLRVMTLADHISHIITQDFARNQDPPPASSASATFQSVVPPMSSSSRAKVPSRYSPENQVQAPHHQRPSSRVSPENAPDKSRNRPGKSPERGGRQMENYEPISPPQSYQGMDKQEGGGPPPQRREAESEIRSDSRSPGSVSYLPSFFTKLESTSPMVKSKKQEIFRKLNSTSGVGDSDVGNAQPGTEIFNLPAVTSSSSINPRNHSFSDPASNLGLEDIIRKALMGNLEERQEDHQAMNNTAGSGGDGRQEANPSPSMGKQKQGKANSRKSKSPNLGQAYSGGERPSSVSSVHSEGDYHRQAQAQPQWSWDERPSSTGSMQFPYNPLTMRILSSTPPTSIASPAIQSQQQQPPQAGAPVAQQRVWQSLLSEQYETLSDSDD; the protein is encoded by the exons GGCTAGTTGAGCATGGGCGAAACTGGACGGCCATTGCAAAAATGGTGGGCACCAAAAGTGAGGCACAGTGCAAGAACTTCTATTTCAACTACAAGAGACGTCACAACCTGGACAACCTGCTCCAGCAGCATAAACAG gaCACGCGGCGGGCTCGTGCTGATAGGTCTCAAGGTGAAGGTCTAGCCACAGCATCAcccgatgatgatgatgaggacaaCCCTGATGACAGTGAAG GCGGTGACAACAGCTCTGATACAGAGAGTGCCCCCTCCCCCTCTCAGGCTGACTCCTCAAAGGCTGGGGACTCCAAGAGGGCAGACAGCACTGCAGGAGATGCTCAGTGCTCTGACCAGGACAAAGGTCAAAGCAGCAATGGAAAGGCCCAGGAGCCCACATATGGAGATCTCTGCGTTAAGGAAGAGAAGAGCCCAGAGAGCGAGACCGGAGCACAAGAGGCCAGGGTGGCCTCCTACCCAGGCTCAGTGCATCCCAAGACTGAACCTCAGGATGTAGACATGAAGACAGGAGAGGTTCAGGTGAAGATGGAGCCTGagatgaaggagagaggagaaaagggagaTCATGGTGGAAGGGAGGTACACTCAGATAATGACTCCAGCGCCACCTGCAGTGCTGATGAGGATGTGGAAGCGGAGCCTGAAAGGAG AATATTCTCCATGGAAAAGCCCTCATTGCTCAACCCTCCAGGGTCGGTGCTGGTGTCCTCACCCAAGCAAAGCCAACTcaacatccagcagctgcaACAGCGGGCAGCTGCTATCCCACCTATG GTGCCTGGTCCATTTGGCCCTGGTGGTGTGCCCATCAGTGGCTTCACAATGCTGCAACACCAGATCAAAGCAGTGCATGATTCGGCGCACcaagaggagaagcagaggcAGGATCAGGGAGACCTGGAGCGCAGACCCCCCTTCAACACCCGCAGCCCCACCATACTAGACAGAGATG GTAAGCCCTTACCCTACATGCCTTATGACATGAAGCTGGCTCTGGACCAGGAGGCCCTCTCCGGTCGGCCAGGCTCTCCCTACAGACTCTCCCCCAGGGAGCTGAGCAGAGCCTCACCCCAGCATGACCCCAACGCCCCCAATGTCTCCCGCTACAGTGTGCCACCAG TCCTCCACCCTGCCCCCAATCAGCTGGTCCAGAGTATGCCAGATGGAGTCCGTGTGACGTTCAGCAGACCCAGTCGACCTCCCAAcattccctctcctcctccactcatTCCAACCACCAAGCCGACGGACAAGCCCTCCTTCATCCAAGGCGGCTCCATCTCCCAGGTAAGACACCAGGAGGGCTGGATGGATAAGGTCAGATGGCGGACACAGTGGAGCAGCCCTGCTCAACAAACA GGAACTCCTGGCACATACCTGCCATCCCATGCCATTTATGGGCCAGAAGGCACTAAGAGCACTGTAGGTTCCATCTCTCTGGGTCTGCCTCGACAGCAGGATCCTAACAAGCCCG GAGCTGCGGTTCCATCCATGCAGGATGGCAGAGGCAACTCAGCAAAAGTGGCTGAAGGTCTGCCTTTCAGAGGATCAATCACTCAG GGCACACCAGCCCTGCCCCAGTCCAGCATTGCTGCTGACCTTCTGAAGGGCACAATAACAAAACTTGCCACAGAGGACCTAAGCAGCCCGGACAAGGCCAGGGGAGAACAGCTGGCTAAAGGTCATGTCATCTATGAAGGCAAGAGTGGTCACATCCTCTCCTATGATG CTATCAAGAACCCCAGGGAAAACACTCGCAGCCCCAGAACAGGCCATGAGCTGAAACGCACTTATGACATGATGGAGGGACCCATGGGGAGGGGACACCCTGGCAGAGAAGGCGCTCCATTTGAGG GGTTGATTAGCAGAGCCTTGCCAAGAGATGGTCTACATGGAGAGTCTAAGGAGAGACCATTGATGACTGGATCCATCATGCAAG ggACACCTAGAACTGCTGCAGAGACCTATGAAGAAGCCATGAAATATGGAAAACAGATAAAGCGAGAGAGTCCACCAATTCGCTCCTTTGAAGGGGGTATTGGCAAGGGCAAACCGTATGAGGGGGTAAATACTATCAAAGAGATGGGACGCTCCATTCACGAAATCCCCAGACAAGATCAGTCTGGCCAGGACCTCTGCAAAACCCCTGAACTGTCGGACCGGAGGGTTATCGAGGGCTCCATATCTCAG ATTCATTCTCTCAACCAGCCTACCATCAAGCACAATGTCAAGTCCCTAATCACCAGTCCCTCTAAGCTCCCCCACAGCATGCCCCAGCTCGAGGCCATGGAACGAGTCAAATATGATGAGGGCAAGGCAGTACGCCATACTTCTGTGGTCAACTCCACCACCTCTGTCCTGCGATCCACCCACCAGGAGGCCAACAAATCCCAGCTTAGCCCGGGCATGTATGAGGATGCCAATGCTCGCAGGACCCCTGTTAACTATAGCACCAATCCCGTGTCCAGAGGATCACCCATGCTGGGGCGTACTCCAGAAG GCGCTATGAGCTCTTCAAAATCTGCTGCACATGAAAGAAAGAGTGCTATGACCCCAACACAGAGGGACATTGTCCCAGCCAAGTCCCCGGTGTCGGGTGGTGACCCGGTAGCCTCTCACAGCCCCTTTGACCCTCACCACCGGCCTGTTGTTCCTGGTGAAGTGTACCGACCTCACCTGCCTCCACACCTCGATCCCACCCTGGCCTTCCACAGAGTGCTTGATCCTG CGTTCATGTTCCCCAGACAGCCGTCCCCAACAGGCTACCACAACACCTACCAACTGTACACCATGGAGAACACGCGGCAGACGATCCTGAACGATTATATCACTTCGCAGCAGATGCATGTCATCCCTAGGCCTGACATGGCCCGAGGACTGTCACCACGTGAACAGCCTGTCACCATCCCTTACGCAGCTGGAGCTCGAG GGATTATTGATCTAGCCCAGATGCCTCCAACTATCCTGTTGCCTCACCCTGGGGGAACAGGTACTCCCACTTTGGAACGCATGGCCTACCTCCCTGGAGCTCAGCCCCCTTTCCCTCCTAGGGCTTTCAACCCAACCTCCATATCGCCAG GCCACCAAGCCAACCTtgccgctgccgctgctgccaGTGCAGAGAGGGAACGTGAGAGGGAGCGTGACCGGGAGCaacaggagaaagagagagaaaaggaaagagaaagggagcagcgagagagggagagggaacgagagcgagagagggagcggGAGCGGGAAATGCGTGAACGAGAGCGGGAGCGAACAAATGAATACATTCGTGGAG GTGGACCAGAGCAGCCCGGCCGGCCGATGAGTCGAGGTTACCTGCACTCCCCTTCTCCCTCACTCAGGACGCAGGATGTAGTGGTTCAGCAGCGACCAAGCATCTTCCAGGGCAAGAGTGTCATCACCTCTTTAAT GCCCCATTCAGCAGCGgccacagcagcagcccagAGTAGTTCTCGCTACAGTACTGCAGCTGATGCTCTGGCTGCTCTGGTGGATGCTGCGGCATCTGCCCCGGCAATGGACGTGGCCAAGGTGAAAGACAGCAAACATGATCGGGATGACGACATGTCTGCTCGGCGAGCTGCAAGCCTctctgaacagcagcagcaggaggtagACAGGCGAGCCATGCAGTCACCATATGGTGGAATGTCCCTGCCAGGGGGTAAGCCTCACTCAGCTTATTCTGAGGCGCCTGGAGTCGGGGTTAAGGAGAAGGGCCCTCAAACCTCAAAGTCGAGAATCGAAGAGGAGCTCCGGACTCGGGGCAAGACGACCATCACAGCCGCTAACTTCATTGATGTCATCATTACGCGGCAGATAGCCTCAGACAAAGACTCACGAGAGCGAGGCTCTCAGAGCTCTGACTCCTCAAGCAGCT TGTCATCTAGTCGATACGACAACACTGGTGGAGGAGCCATTGAGGTGATCAGTCCTGCTAGTTCCCCAGTCCAGTCCCAACCGGACAAACCAGATGAAGGGCAACAACAGGCAACAA CTGGCATGCGGGCTTATGACATGAGTCGTTACCGGCAGTCAGGGGAGCCACCACAGTCCAGTCCCCAGCAGCCCCCCACCTCCCAGGCTGACAGCTACTCCCAGGGCCCAAAGACTCTACGGGTCATGACCTTGGCAGACCATATTTCG CATATCATAACCCAGGACTTCGCCCGGAATCAGGAccctcctccagcctcctcaGCTTCGGCCACATTCCAGAGCGTGGTGCCGCCCATGTCCTCTTCAAGCCGAGCCAAGGTGCCCAGTCGCTATAGTCCGGAGAATCAGGTTCAAGCCCCTCACCACCAGAGACCCTCTAGCAGAGTTTCCCCAGAAAATGCCCCTGACAAGTCCAGAAACAG GCCTGGTAAATCTCCAGAGCGAGGTGGCCGGCAGATGGAGAACTATGAGCCcatctctcctccacagagcTACCAAGGCATGGACAAACAGGAAGGTGGCGGGCCTCCACCCCAGAGGAGAGAGGCTGAGTCTGAGATCAG GAGTGACTCACGGTCCCCAGGGAGTGTCAGCTATCTGCCCTCCTTTTTCACCAAGCTGGAGAGCACCTCGCCAATGGTGAAATCCAAGAAGCAGGAGATCTTTCGTAAGTTGAACTCCACCTCTGGTGTCGGTGATTCTGATGTTG GAAATGCACAACCAGGCACAGAGATTTTCAACTTGCCTGCTGTTACCAGCTCCA GCAGCATCAACCCCAGGAATCACTCCTTTAGTGATCCAGCCAGTAACCTGGGCCTGGAGGACATCATCCGCAAAGCCTTGATGGGCAACTTGGAGGAAAGACAGGAGGATCACCAGGCCATGAACAACACAGCCGGATCAGGCGGTGATGGTCGCCAAGAGGCCAACCCTTCACCCAGTATGG GGAAGCAAAAGCAGGGCAAAGCCAACAGCCGGAAATCCAAGTCACCAAACCTTGGTCAGGCCTACTCTGGAGGGGAGCGTCCTTCCTCAGTGTCCTCCGTCCACTCCGAGGGAGATTACCACAGACAAGCCCAAGCCCAACCCCAATGGAGCTGGGATGAGCGACCGTCATCTACAG GATCCATGCAGTTCCCTTACAACCCGCTGACCATGCGTATACTGAGCAGCACACCTCCCACCTCCATAGCTTCCCCCGCCATacagagccagcagcagcagccccctCAAGCTGGAGCCCCGGTGGCTCAGCAGCGCGTGTGGCAGTCTTTGCTGTCAGAGCAATACGAGACCCTGTCTGACAGCGATGACTGA